A genome region from Dickeya chrysanthemi NCPPB 402 includes the following:
- the kdpE gene encoding two-component system response regulator KdpE — MTLLQTNILIVEDEKEIRRFVRNALEGEGCRVFEAETLQRGLIEAATRKPDLIILDLGLPDGDGIDYIRDLRQWSAIPVIVLSARTDEQDKIDALDAGAEDYLTKPFGIGELLARARVALRRVSASQQETPLITFSNVTVDLINRQVIRNQQELHLTPIEFRLLSTLLASPGKVLTQRQLLNQVWGPNAVEHSHYLRIYMGHLRQKLEDDPARPRHFLTETAIGYRFMP, encoded by the coding sequence CTGACCCTGCTACAGACCAACATTCTGATCGTAGAAGATGAAAAAGAGATCCGGCGTTTTGTCCGTAACGCGCTGGAGGGCGAAGGCTGCCGCGTATTTGAAGCTGAAACGCTGCAACGAGGATTGATAGAAGCGGCGACCCGCAAACCGGATCTCATTATTCTTGATTTGGGTCTGCCCGATGGTGACGGCATTGATTACATCCGCGATCTGCGGCAGTGGAGCGCTATTCCGGTTATCGTGTTGTCCGCCCGTACCGACGAACAGGATAAGATCGACGCGCTGGATGCCGGTGCCGAGGATTATCTTACCAAGCCGTTCGGCATTGGCGAATTGCTGGCGCGGGCACGGGTGGCGCTACGCCGCGTGAGCGCATCGCAGCAGGAAACCCCGCTGATTACCTTTTCAAACGTCACCGTGGATTTGATTAATCGCCAGGTGATACGCAACCAGCAGGAGTTGCATCTGACGCCGATCGAATTCCGGCTCCTGTCCACCCTGCTCGCTAGCCCCGGCAAGGTTCTGACGCAGCGTCAATTGCTCAATCAGGTCTGGGGCCCCAACGCAGTGGAACACAGCCATTATCTGCGTATTTATATGGGGCATTTGCGCCAGAAACTGGAAGACGATCCCGCCCGCCCGCGCCACTTTTTGACTGAAACGGCCATCGGCTACCGCTTTATGCCCTAG
- a CDS encoding EamA family transporter: protein MSSWLLYALLSALCAALVALFGKIGLQQLDANTATAVRAVIMALFLVSVVVVQGKSSLFGAVLANHKAMVFIVLSGVAGALSWLFYFMALKNGSVAQVAPIDKLSVVFAVILAALLLGEKVSLLAGVGVALISAGALLVALG from the coding sequence ATGAGTAGCTGGTTACTTTACGCCTTGCTGTCGGCGTTATGCGCCGCGCTGGTGGCGCTGTTTGGTAAAATCGGTCTGCAACAGCTGGACGCCAACACCGCCACTGCCGTTCGTGCCGTGATTATGGCGCTGTTTCTGGTCAGCGTCGTGGTAGTACAAGGCAAATCATCGCTGTTCGGTGCCGTGCTTGCCAACCATAAAGCGATGGTGTTTATCGTACTGAGCGGTGTGGCGGGGGCACTGTCCTGGCTGTTTTATTTTATGGCGCTGAAAAACGGCAGCGTCGCGCAGGTGGCGCCCATCGACAAACTTAGCGTGGTGTTTGCCGTTATTCTGGCGGCGCTGCTACTGGGTGAAAAGGTGTCGCTGCTGGCAGGGGTTGGCGTCGCGCTGATTTCCGCCGGCGCGTTGCTGGTGGCGCTGGGGTAG
- the pgm gene encoding phosphoglucomutase (alpha-D-glucose-1,6-bisphosphate-dependent): protein MANHPRAGQPTRQSDLINVAQLTSQYYVLSPDVANPAQSVKFGTSGHRGSAARHSFNEAHILAIAQAIAEERSRQGITGPCYVGKDTHALSEPAFISVLEVLTANGVDVIIQQDNGFTPTPAVSNAILVHNRQGGALADGIVITPSHNPPEDGGIKYNPPNGGPADTNLTSVIEKRANALLADNLREVKRQSLDKARQSGHLHERDLVEPYVEALGDVVDMVAIQRAGLKLGVDPLGGSGIAYWQRIAERYQLDLTLVNDAVDQTFRFMTLDHDGVIRMDCSSVSAMAGLLALRDKFDLAFANDPDYDRHGIVTPAGLMNPNHYLAVAINYLFRHRPQWSESVAVGKTLVSSAMIDRVVADLGRKLVEVPVGFKWFVDGLFDGTLGFGGEESAGASFLRFDGKPWSTDKDGIILCLLAAEITAVTGKNPQQHYDALATRFGAPSYNRLQASATHAQKAALSKLSPEMVSANTLAGDPITARLTAAPGNGASIGGLKVMTDNGWFAARPSGTEEAYKIYCESFLGAEHREKIEKEAVEIVSAVLSNAK, encoded by the coding sequence ATGGCTAATCACCCGAGAGCCGGACAACCTACCCGGCAAAGCGACCTGATTAATGTCGCACAGTTGACGTCCCAGTATTATGTGTTGAGCCCGGATGTCGCTAATCCGGCCCAGTCGGTTAAATTCGGTACTTCCGGCCATCGCGGCAGCGCCGCCCGCCACAGCTTCAACGAAGCCCATATTTTGGCGATTGCCCAGGCCATTGCCGAAGAGCGTAGCCGCCAGGGCATCACTGGTCCATGCTACGTAGGGAAAGATACGCACGCGTTGTCCGAGCCGGCGTTTATTTCCGTGCTGGAAGTGCTGACGGCAAACGGCGTTGATGTGATTATCCAGCAGGATAACGGTTTTACCCCCACGCCGGCGGTATCGAACGCGATTCTGGTTCACAACCGTCAGGGCGGAGCGCTGGCGGACGGTATCGTGATTACGCCGTCCCATAACCCACCGGAAGACGGCGGTATTAAATACAATCCGCCCAACGGCGGCCCGGCAGACACTAACCTCACCAGCGTGATCGAGAAACGCGCCAACGCGCTGCTGGCGGATAACCTGCGTGAGGTGAAGCGTCAGTCGCTGGATAAAGCGCGTCAGAGTGGTCACCTGCACGAGCGTGATCTGGTTGAGCCGTATGTCGAGGCGCTGGGCGATGTGGTGGACATGGTGGCGATCCAGCGTGCCGGTCTGAAGCTTGGCGTGGATCCGCTCGGTGGTTCCGGCATTGCTTACTGGCAGCGTATTGCCGAGCGCTATCAACTGGACCTGACGCTGGTCAACGACGCGGTCGATCAGACATTCCGTTTCATGACGCTGGACCACGATGGTGTGATCCGTATGGACTGTTCGTCGGTATCGGCGATGGCGGGCCTGCTGGCGCTGCGTGACAAGTTCGATCTGGCCTTCGCCAATGACCCGGATTATGACCGCCACGGCATCGTGACGCCGGCTGGGTTGATGAATCCGAACCACTATCTGGCGGTCGCCATCAACTACCTGTTCCGCCACCGCCCGCAATGGAGCGAATCGGTCGCGGTGGGTAAAACGCTGGTCTCCAGCGCGATGATCGATCGCGTAGTGGCGGATCTTGGCCGCAAGCTGGTAGAAGTGCCGGTGGGGTTCAAATGGTTTGTCGACGGCCTGTTCGACGGGACGTTGGGCTTCGGCGGCGAAGAGAGCGCCGGCGCGTCGTTCCTGCGTTTTGACGGCAAACCCTGGTCGACGGATAAAGACGGCATCATTCTGTGCCTGTTGGCCGCGGAAATCACCGCCGTAACCGGCAAAAACCCGCAGCAGCACTATGATGCGCTGGCCACCCGTTTTGGCGCGCCGAGTTACAACCGTTTGCAAGCATCGGCGACCCATGCGCAGAAAGCCGCATTGTCCAAGCTGTCGCCGGAAATGGTGTCGGCCAACACGCTGGCGGGTGATCCGATCACCGCTCGTCTGACGGCGGCGCCCGGTAACGGGGCGTCGATTGGCGGCCTGAAAGTGATGACCGACAACGGCTGGTTTGCCGCGCGTCCGTCTGGTACCGAAGAAGCCTACAAGATTTACTGCGAGAGCTTCCTGGGCGCTGAGCATCGCGAAAAAATCGAGAAAGAAGCGGTTGAGATCGTCAGCGCAGTGCTGAGCAACGCGAAGTAA
- the seqA gene encoding replication initiation negative regulator SeqA, giving the protein MKTIDVDDELYRYIASHTQHIGESASDILRRMLKFSSAQPASVATAPSAAASTSVQPVAVQPLRDRVRTVRELLLSDEYAEQNRAVNRFLMVLSTLHRLSPQAFAAATESLHGRTRVYFAADEQTLLLHGAQTKPRHIEGTPYWVITNTNTGRKRSMVEYIMLAMQFPPELTEKVCGTI; this is encoded by the coding sequence ATGAAAACTATTGATGTCGACGACGAGCTTTACCGTTATATCGCCAGCCACACTCAGCATATCGGCGAGAGTGCATCGGATATTTTACGGCGCATGTTGAAATTCAGCAGCGCGCAGCCCGCGTCGGTGGCGACGGCCCCATCGGCGGCGGCGTCGACAAGTGTCCAGCCTGTTGCTGTGCAACCGCTGCGCGACCGGGTAAGAACCGTGCGTGAGTTACTGCTGTCGGATGAGTATGCCGAGCAGAACAGAGCGGTCAATCGTTTTCTGATGGTACTGTCTACCCTGCATCGTTTATCGCCGCAAGCGTTTGCCGCCGCTACCGAATCGTTGCATGGCCGTACCCGCGTCTATTTTGCCGCCGACGAGCAGACGCTGCTGTTGCACGGCGCGCAGACCAAACCCCGGCACATTGAAGGCACGCCTTACTGGGTTATCACCAATACCAATACCGGTCGCAAACGCAGCATGGTCGAGTACATCATGCTGGCGATGCAGTTCCCGCCGGAACTGACTGAGAAAGTTTGCGGCACCATTTAA
- the ybfF gene encoding esterase: protein MKLNYRWQNAQHPQNRLPVILIHGLFGNLDNLGVLARDLQKHHDTLQIDLRNHGLSPRSPEMNYAAMAQDVRELIDELALERVILIGHSMGGKVSMALTEQIAARIDRIVAIDIAPVDYQVRRHDKVFATVRAVSEAGVEQRAKAAEIMRDDLPGEEGVVQFLLKSFQQGEWRFNVPVLWDQYEHIVGWSEVPAWSGPILFIRGGESPYLDDRYRDTLLRQFPAAKAHVVSGAGHWVHAEKPEAVMRAIHRFLNADQVLPTYPRPGPSSQATV, encoded by the coding sequence ATGAAATTGAATTATCGCTGGCAAAACGCACAACACCCGCAAAACCGATTACCCGTCATTCTTATTCACGGCCTGTTCGGCAATCTGGACAACCTTGGCGTGCTGGCGCGCGATCTGCAAAAGCATCACGATACCTTGCAGATTGATCTACGCAATCATGGATTATCGCCTCGTTCGCCAGAGATGAATTACGCGGCGATGGCGCAGGATGTACGTGAACTGATCGATGAACTGGCGCTGGAGCGGGTGATCCTGATCGGCCATTCCATGGGAGGAAAGGTGTCGATGGCGCTGACCGAGCAGATCGCCGCACGCATCGACCGTATTGTCGCGATTGATATCGCGCCGGTGGATTATCAGGTTCGTCGTCACGACAAGGTATTCGCTACCGTTCGCGCCGTGAGCGAGGCCGGTGTGGAACAACGTGCGAAAGCGGCGGAAATCATGCGTGACGACCTGCCGGGCGAAGAAGGCGTGGTACAGTTTTTGCTGAAATCATTTCAACAGGGCGAGTGGCGTTTCAACGTGCCGGTGCTGTGGGACCAGTACGAGCATATTGTCGGCTGGAGCGAGGTGCCGGCCTGGTCCGGGCCTATCCTGTTTATCCGCGGCGGCGAGTCGCCTTATCTTGACGACCGCTATCGCGATACGCTGCTACGCCAGTTTCCCGCCGCCAAAGCGCATGTGGTAAGCGGCGCCGGGCACTGGGTCCATGCGGAAAAACCGGAAGCGGTGATGCGCGCCATTCATCGTTTTCTGAATGCTGACCAGGTATTGCCGACATATCCACGGCCAGGCCCGTCATCTCAAGCTACGGTTTAA
- the ybfE gene encoding LexA regulated protein, whose protein sequence is MAKEQTDRTTLDLFANERRPGRPKTSPLSRDEQLRINKRNQLRRDKVRGLRRVELKINSEAVDILNALAEQKNISRSELIEQILLAQLAEQKN, encoded by the coding sequence ATGGCAAAAGAACAAACGGATCGCACCACGCTGGATCTGTTCGCGAACGAGCGTCGCCCGGGTCGCCCGAAAACCAGCCCGCTCTCTCGTGACGAACAATTACGGATCAACAAGCGCAATCAGTTGCGGCGTGACAAAGTGCGGGGGCTGCGTCGTGTCGAGCTGAAAATCAATAGTGAAGCGGTAGACATTCTGAATGCATTGGCTGAACAGAAAAATATCAGCCGCAGTGAGCTGATCGAACAAATACTGCTGGCGCAGTTGGCTGAACAAAAAAACTAA
- a CDS encoding methyl-accepting chemotaxis protein, whose product MQFLKNIAIRTAMLWVLGIFCALWIAVSVYTMYSFKTMNETSKTSALLVNNMNLVNTGNDQYFRMVTRLARAIDYRQSGDNQKADEQQKSSQAALDLLKSNLEAFRKIDHAGMSPELVEAVTRDWSNLITQGVEPMFQRAVDKKFDEYDKYAKDVVPAFSRQFNVSFTNFNKAGSTMFVDAGERLETITGVGQNILLAGLIAGLLMLFLTDRYLVAYLVRPLNELRDHFLVIASGHLGKPILDFGNNCVGKLFPLLRDMQTSLANTVSTIRTSADSIYQGVSEIASGNNDLAARTESQAAALEESAASMEQLTSTVKQNAENASHASQLARQASTTASKGGELVNNVVKTMAEISGSSKKIAEITSVINGIAFQTNILALNAAVEAARAGEQGRGFAVVAGEVRSLAQRSAQAAKEIENLIAESVRCVDNGSALVADAGSTMSEIVKAVTNVTDIMSEIATASDEQSKGIAQAGQAITEMDGVTQQNAALVQEASAATRSLEEQAMVLTEAVSVFRLTEEQMAGLSPRRERQAAVRSVSAPAAKALPASSGKKSNDNWETF is encoded by the coding sequence ATGCAATTCCTAAAAAATATTGCCATTCGCACAGCGATGCTGTGGGTACTTGGCATTTTCTGTGCGTTATGGATTGCGGTTTCGGTTTACACCATGTACTCGTTCAAAACCATGAATGAGACGTCTAAAACCAGTGCGTTGCTGGTTAACAATATGAATTTAGTCAATACCGGCAACGACCAGTATTTCCGCATGGTGACCCGACTGGCTCGTGCGATTGACTATCGGCAGAGCGGTGATAACCAGAAAGCGGACGAACAGCAAAAATCATCACAAGCCGCGCTGGATTTACTGAAATCCAACCTGGAAGCCTTCAGGAAGATTGATCATGCCGGCATGTCGCCCGAATTGGTCGAAGCAGTGACACGCGACTGGAGCAACCTGATTACTCAAGGGGTTGAACCCATGTTCCAGCGTGCGGTGGATAAAAAATTTGATGAGTATGACAAATATGCCAAAGACGTCGTGCCCGCCTTTAGCCGGCAGTTCAACGTCTCTTTCACTAACTTCAACAAGGCGGGATCAACGATGTTCGTCGATGCTGGCGAACGACTGGAAACCATCACCGGCGTTGGGCAAAACATTTTGCTGGCGGGGCTTATCGCCGGTTTGTTGATGTTGTTCCTGACTGATCGCTATCTGGTGGCTTATCTGGTGCGCCCGCTCAACGAGCTGCGGGATCATTTCCTGGTTATTGCTTCCGGTCATCTGGGAAAACCGATTCTGGATTTCGGCAACAACTGCGTGGGCAAGCTGTTCCCGTTGCTGCGTGATATGCAAACCAGTCTTGCGAATACCGTCAGTACGATCCGTACCAGTGCCGATTCTATCTATCAGGGGGTATCGGAAATTGCCTCCGGCAACAACGACCTTGCAGCCCGTACGGAGTCGCAGGCCGCTGCGCTGGAAGAAAGCGCCGCCAGTATGGAACAGCTGACCTCGACGGTGAAACAGAACGCAGAAAACGCCAGCCATGCCAGTCAATTGGCTCGCCAGGCTTCTACTACCGCCAGTAAAGGTGGAGAACTGGTGAACAATGTGGTGAAAACCATGGCGGAAATCTCCGGCAGTTCGAAGAAAATTGCCGAGATTACCAGTGTAATTAATGGTATTGCTTTCCAGACCAATATTCTGGCGCTGAACGCAGCGGTTGAAGCCGCTCGGGCCGGTGAGCAAGGGCGCGGGTTCGCCGTCGTAGCCGGTGAAGTAAGAAGTCTGGCGCAGCGTAGTGCGCAAGCGGCTAAAGAGATCGAAAACCTGATTGCCGAGTCGGTGCGTTGCGTGGATAACGGCTCTGCGCTGGTGGCCGATGCAGGCAGCACCATGAGCGAGATCGTTAAGGCCGTGACGAACGTCACTGATATCATGTCGGAAATTGCGACGGCATCGGATGAGCAAAGTAAAGGAATCGCTCAGGCGGGGCAGGCGATTACGGAAATGGACGGCGTCACTCAGCAAAACGCCGCGCTGGTGCAGGAAGCTTCTGCAGCTACCCGCTCGCTGGAAGAGCAGGCGATGGTGTTGACCGAGGCGGTATCGGTATTCCGACTGACGGAGGAACAAATGGCGGGCCTGTCGCCAAGACGTGAACGTCAGGCAGCGGTCAGATCCGTATCAGCTCCGGCAGCCAAAGCATTGCCGGCAAGTAGTGGTAAGAAGAGCAACGATAACTGGGAAACGTTTTAA
- the fldA gene encoding flavodoxin FldA — MALIGIFFGSDTGNTENIAKTIQQQLGSDVAELHDIAKSSKEDLERFDILLLGIPTWYYGEAQCDWDDFFPTLEEIDFAGKLVALFGCGDQEDYAEYFCDAMGTIRDIIEPRGATIVGHWPTEGYYFEASKGLADDTHFIGLAIDEDRQPELTSERVSNWVKQISEELNLKALLA, encoded by the coding sequence ATGGCTCTCATAGGCATTTTTTTTGGCAGTGACACCGGCAATACCGAAAACATTGCCAAAACTATCCAGCAGCAACTGGGCAGCGACGTCGCCGAACTGCACGACATTGCCAAAAGCAGCAAAGAGGATCTTGAGCGTTTTGACATCCTGTTGCTGGGTATTCCGACCTGGTATTACGGTGAAGCGCAATGTGACTGGGACGATTTCTTCCCGACACTGGAAGAGATTGACTTTGCCGGTAAGCTGGTTGCGCTCTTCGGTTGCGGCGATCAGGAAGATTATGCCGAGTACTTCTGCGACGCCATGGGTACGATCCGCGATATCATCGAACCCCGCGGGGCGACCATTGTGGGTCACTGGCCGACTGAAGGCTACTACTTCGAAGCCTCAAAAGGTCTGGCGGACGACACCCACTTTATCGGCCTGGCCATTGATGAAGATCGCCAGCCTGAACTCACCAGCGAGCGAGTATCCAACTGGGTCAAGCAGATCAGCGAAGAGCTGAATCTGAAAGCATTACTGGCCTGA
- the fur gene encoding ferric iron uptake transcriptional regulator, translated as MTDNNTALKKAGLKVTLPRLKILEVLQDPQCHHVSAEDLYKKLIDMGEEIGLATVYRVLNQFDDAGIVTRHNFEGGKSVFELTQQHHHDHLICLDCGRVIEFSDESIEARQREISEKHGIKLTNHSLYLYGHCSSGDCREDDNAHDER; from the coding sequence ATGACTGACAACAACACCGCATTAAAGAAGGCAGGCCTGAAAGTCACACTTCCTCGACTGAAAATTCTGGAAGTCCTTCAGGATCCTCAATGCCACCACGTCAGCGCGGAAGACTTATACAAAAAGCTGATTGATATGGGCGAAGAGATTGGCCTGGCCACCGTTTACCGCGTGCTCAACCAGTTTGACGATGCAGGTATCGTCACCCGCCACAATTTTGAAGGCGGTAAATCTGTTTTCGAACTGACACAGCAACACCATCATGATCATTTGATCTGTCTGGATTGCGGTCGGGTGATTGAATTCAGCGATGAGTCTATCGAAGCGCGCCAGCGTGAGATTTCAGAAAAACACGGCATCAAGCTGACTAACCACAGCCTGTATCTGTACGGCCATTGCAGTAGCGGCGACTGCCGTGAAGACGACAACGCACACGACGAACGTTAA